The Candidatus Poribacteria bacterium genome includes a region encoding these proteins:
- a CDS encoding sigma-70 family RNA polymerase sigma factor → MKNEDAQLVNQFLTGDENAFTTLLKKYQKSVHALTWRKVGDFHIAEELTQDAFLKAYQKLATLKNPNQFAGWLYVIADRICIDWHRKQKPSMESLETTSGEEIEESSYRHYEDEQREAASVEHRQEHVRSLLEKLPESERTVVTLHYLGEMTYKAISEFLGVSPNTVKSRLQRARNRLKAQEDLVSETLGSVDLPMAFTENIVKQIANIKPAPPTNSKPLIPWAISAATAIFIFLIIGVGSQYLAHFQKPYNLNARSETTVEIIDVPVVLDTQAKLDLRNQAGRFDTTGKSKGAGPQVSEPVMLAVAQVEQETLPSTKQQWIQANGPEGGTVSGLLLSSTRDIYTASPSGIYRLAPNVSEWTLVSPLPPETSTAHNCKPMAERNGTLYLVSTDEVWASTDSDENWKSLGTRPKGTPVGLAITDHGLYLALENQLFRSENGGKQWTPTNDGIVNENTHILTLIAIENTVFVGMNHGLYRSRAGVWEKLPVDTTKAIHSLAVSKNNLYVGTGPDLSQLNTPEGVGAYIGQVMSSDNPSSWEIFHSTDLGDTWTELTPKSTSFTMKISPGVKVLAAGETLLALGVTTFRSTDGGKTWTDFGFDTSDLNALMNAMAFSMFPTLTMDENTFFKVGIRDGLIRSTDGGQSWHPFTKGMVGTKVFDLVAFKNALYANTGFGIAKSADNGKSWKTLSVNSAELALEPPDITPPTDLLISAKLAISDGVLYGISAAFDAQNEVRLFRLSASGDVLVPIQGPATFGESLFVMDIIGMADATRQLERFSAEFAVSGETFYMEYKRRIFRWKRGELEWFNTGLIDKTPFPDNYDDAVKENQKNIALAVSKETVYVGKRDGHLFQSFDSGNTWKDLTSNLPLRFKHFKEIVFAGPTVYVATDAGVLTSETGEYWRAITDKTGMHTIIDRIAVSGTTVYGAGNEGAYQLNRRSEWKQISPEVPDSVLSLVINGNKLYAVTEKRGMFQVSLEAENY, encoded by the coding sequence ATGAAAAACGAAGATGCCCAATTGGTCAATCAATTCCTGACAGGCGATGAGAACGCCTTCACCACACTGTTAAAAAAATATCAGAAAAGTGTTCACGCCCTCACTTGGCGGAAGGTCGGGGACTTCCATATCGCCGAGGAACTCACACAAGACGCCTTCCTCAAAGCCTACCAGAAACTCGCGACGTTAAAGAATCCGAACCAGTTCGCTGGCTGGCTCTATGTGATCGCTGATCGGATCTGTATCGACTGGCATCGAAAGCAGAAGCCCTCAATGGAATCCTTGGAAACCACCAGCGGAGAGGAGATCGAAGAATCCTCCTACCGTCACTACGAAGACGAACAACGTGAGGCCGCCTCCGTCGAACATCGTCAAGAACACGTCAGAAGTCTTTTAGAAAAATTGCCGGAGAGCGAACGCACCGTCGTGACACTTCACTACCTTGGAGAAATGACATATAAAGCGATCAGTGAATTTTTAGGCGTGTCTCCAAACACAGTTAAAAGCCGTCTCCAGCGTGCACGGAATCGTTTAAAGGCGCAAGAAGATTTGGTGAGCGAAACGCTTGGCAGTGTAGATCTACCTATGGCTTTTACTGAAAACATTGTAAAACAGATTGCTAACATAAAACCGGCACCGCCTACGAACAGTAAACCCTTAATACCTTGGGCAATCTCTGCCGCAACAGCCATCTTTATCTTTCTCATAATCGGTGTCGGGTCGCAATACCTCGCCCATTTTCAGAAGCCGTATAATCTGAACGCCAGATCAGAAACCACTGTTGAAATCATCGATGTCCCTGTTGTCCTTGACACACAAGCAAAACTGGATTTACGGAACCAAGCCGGACGTTTCGATACCACCGGTAAAAGTAAAGGTGCGGGACCCCAAGTTTCCGAGCCTGTTATGCTTGCCGTCGCGCAGGTAGAGCAGGAAACACTTCCATCAACAAAACAGCAGTGGATACAAGCAAATGGTCCAGAAGGCGGAACAGTCTCGGGATTACTCCTCAGTTCCACAAGGGATATCTACACCGCTTCCCCGAGCGGTATTTATAGATTAGCACCCAATGTGTCTGAATGGACCCTCGTGAGTCCATTGCCTCCAGAGACTTCCACAGCCCACAACTGTAAACCCATGGCAGAACGAAACGGCACCCTCTATCTTGTATCCACTGATGAGGTGTGGGCTTCAACCGATAGCGACGAGAATTGGAAGTCACTCGGCACGCGCCCAAAAGGAACCCCGGTCGGACTCGCGATAACGGATCACGGACTCTACCTTGCGCTCGAGAATCAGCTGTTCCGATCCGAAAACGGAGGTAAACAGTGGACTCCGACGAACGATGGGATCGTCAATGAAAACACTCATATTCTTACACTTATTGCTATCGAAAACACTGTGTTTGTAGGCATGAACCACGGCCTCTACCGTTCACGCGCAGGAGTGTGGGAAAAATTGCCGGTGGATACCACCAAAGCCATCCATTCCTTGGCAGTTTCTAAAAACAACCTCTATGTCGGGACAGGTCCCGATCTTTCGCAATTAAACACGCCTGAAGGCGTTGGGGCGTACATCGGTCAAGTTATGAGCAGTGACAACCCAAGTTCGTGGGAGATCTTCCACTCGACCGACTTGGGCGACACGTGGACGGAGTTAACACCGAAAAGCACTTCGTTTACAATGAAAATATCACCTGGTGTTAAAGTTTTGGCGGCTGGAGAGACGCTGTTAGCCTTAGGCGTCACCACATTCCGCTCAACGGATGGCGGGAAAACGTGGACAGACTTCGGATTTGACACGTCTGATCTGAATGCATTGATGAATGCGATGGCCTTCAGTATGTTCCCTACATTAACAATGGACGAAAATACATTCTTCAAAGTTGGAATCCGCGACGGATTGATCCGTTCAACCGATGGGGGTCAGTCATGGCACCCATTTACGAAAGGGATGGTAGGCACCAAAGTGTTTGACCTTGTAGCATTCAAAAACGCACTCTACGCAAATACCGGCTTTGGTATCGCCAAATCCGCTGATAACGGAAAATCCTGGAAAACCCTTTCTGTGAATTCCGCAGAACTTGCGTTAGAACCGCCAGACATAACCCCACCTACGGATCTCTTGATTTCCGCAAAATTAGCGATCTCTGACGGCGTACTTTACGGCATCTCAGCAGCATTCGACGCACAAAATGAAGTTCGCCTTTTCCGTCTCTCTGCGAGCGGCGACGTGTTAGTCCCCATCCAAGGACCTGCTACTTTCGGTGAAAGCCTCTTCGTAATGGACATAATAGGTATGGCAGATGCAACTCGACAACTCGAAAGGTTCTCTGCGGAGTTCGCAGTGAGCGGCGAGACATTTTATATGGAATATAAGAGGCGGATTTTCCGCTGGAAACGCGGCGAGTTAGAATGGTTCAACACCGGATTGATAGATAAGACTCCGTTTCCTGATAATTATGACGATGCTGTGAAAGAGAACCAGAAAAATATCGCACTGGCTGTCTCAAAAGAGACCGTCTATGTCGGAAAACGGGACGGACATCTTTTTCAATCGTTTGATAGTGGCAACACATGGAAAGACCTGACTTCAAACTTGCCGCTGCGCTTCAAGCACTTTAAAGAGATCGTCTTTGCGGGTCCAACAGTATATGTCGCTACAGACGCAGGGGTCTTGACCTCAGAAACGGGTGAATACTGGCGAGCGATCACCGATAAGACCGGGATGCATACCATTATAGATCGAATTGCTGTGTCCGGCACCACGGTCTATGGTGCTGGAAATGAAGGTGCCTATCAATTGAATCGTCGTAGTGAATGGAAACAGATATCACCTGAAGTGCCAGATAGTGTTCTCTCTCTCGTTATCAATGGCAACAAACTCTACGCTGTGACAGAAAAACGCGGGATGTTTCAGGTCTCGCTTGAAGCAGAAAACTACTAA
- a CDS encoding sigma-70 family RNA polymerase sigma factor: MLNSFWRDLMKNEDAQLVNRFLSGDEGAFTTLVKKYQKSVHALAWRKVGDFHTAEELTQDAFLKAYQKLGTLKNPNQFAGWLYVIADRLCIAWHRKQKSQMESLETTSEEEIDMSSYRHYEDEQREEASTEHRQRYIRSLLEKLPESERTVVTLHYLGEMTTKEISKFLGVSVNTIKSRLQRARNRLKEQETMIQETLGSVQLPADLTENILKKTAELQPISPTSSKPLLPWAISAATAIFIFLIIGTGSQYLSRFQKPYNLNAQSEITVEIIDAPIVLDTQAKPDLRNQSGRFDTTGKSSGTGPQVSEPVMLAAAQVEKETRPSTEQQWIQASGPQEEASVSGLIVSSWGDVYATSKIGIYRLAPDAPAWTLVNSVPPEASVDRDGIRIAERNGTLYLVFSNGVFTSKDRGETWRKLGGRPKGRALGLAITDDALYLGLRAGEGIFRSTNGGKEWSPLNNEIADSGINAIVAIENTVFVGTNKGLYRLHSDTSKKLSIDTTKAIRSLAVSGNDLYVGTGSDLSLAKSQMETPEGRKAKIDELIAEMMNDTGPRWEVFHSTDLGESWTNITPTSKSHMMRVSSGVKVLVAGNAVLVLDMLSFRSTDAGKTWTEFGFNSSIVTPTIFPSVAMDENTIFRDSISGLTRSTDGGESWHPFTDGLVSAGMSNLVGFKDTLYTRISQGVSKSSDGGASWNKLTVSSGELTLKQEETDTPLISPKFATAEGALYVASPDSVLEYKLHIFRLSANGNVLVPIQGVPALEEVPSTRDIKDWMNKMFQFERFMFGLGAFSVSSDTFYVEHMRQLLRWKRGESKWFNTGLTDTSKRSDFSDDSMWSFKLAVSEETVYVGKRDGILFQSFDSGVTWKDVTANLPLRFERFKEIIFAGSTVYVATDAGVLTSEDGKHWRAITDTAGTHPLIDRMAVDTTTVYGVGDEGVYRLNNRDEWEQITPEVPDRVKAFVINNYGLYIVTEHRGMFHVSLNKEQ, translated from the coding sequence ATGCTCAACTCATTTTGGAGAGACTTGATGAAAAACGAAGATGCCCAACTGGTTAACCGATTCCTGTCAGGGGACGAGGGTGCCTTCACCACACTGGTAAAAAAATACCAGAAGAGCGTCCACGCCCTCGCATGGCGGAAGGTCGGCGATTTCCATACTGCTGAGGAACTTACGCAGGACGCCTTCCTCAAGGCATACCAGAAACTTGGGACGCTGAAGAACCCGAACCAGTTCGCTGGCTGGCTCTATGTGATTGCCGACAGACTCTGTATCGCCTGGCACCGAAAGCAGAAGTCCCAGATGGAATCCTTAGAAACTACGAGTGAAGAGGAGATAGACATGTCATCTTATCGGCACTACGAAGATGAACAGCGTGAGGAAGCCTCTACGGAACACCGTCAAAGGTACATCAGAAGTCTCTTAGAGAAACTCCCCGAGAGCGAACGCACCGTCGTGACACTCCACTATCTCGGGGAAATGACAACGAAGGAAATAAGTAAGTTCTTAGGTGTCTCAGTAAACACAATCAAGAGCCGTCTCCAACGGGCTCGGAACCGTTTAAAGGAGCAAGAAACCATGATTCAGGAAACCCTTGGCAGCGTACAATTGCCTGCCGACCTCACCGAGAATATTCTGAAGAAAACCGCTGAACTCCAACCAATATCTCCTACCAGTAGCAAACCGCTCCTGCCGTGGGCAATTTCTGCCGCAACAGCCATCTTTATCTTTCTCATAATAGGTACAGGGTCTCAATACCTTTCTCGCTTCCAGAAACCGTATAACCTGAACGCACAATCGGAAATCACGGTTGAAATTATTGATGCCCCTATTGTCTTGGATACACAAGCGAAACCTGATCTACGGAACCAATCCGGACGTTTCGATACCACCGGGAAGAGCAGTGGCACCGGTCCGCAAGTTTCGGAACCTGTTATGCTTGCCGCCGCGCAGGTAGAAAAGGAGACGCGTCCATCAACAGAACAGCAGTGGATACAGGCAAGCGGTCCACAAGAAGAAGCCTCAGTATCGGGCTTAATAGTCAGTTCGTGGGGGGATGTCTATGCGACTTCGAAAATCGGTATCTACAGATTAGCACCAGATGCCCCCGCCTGGACGCTCGTTAATTCAGTCCCTCCAGAGGCGTCTGTAGACAGGGACGGCATACGGATAGCAGAACGAAATGGTACGCTCTATCTCGTCTTTTCTAACGGTGTGTTCACTTCAAAAGATAGAGGCGAAACATGGAGAAAACTCGGTGGACGTCCAAAGGGGCGCGCCCTTGGATTGGCGATAACGGATGACGCCTTGTACCTCGGGCTTCGAGCTGGCGAAGGCATCTTCCGGTCAACAAATGGAGGTAAAGAGTGGAGCCCGCTCAACAATGAAATAGCAGACAGCGGTATTAATGCGATAGTTGCTATTGAAAACACGGTATTTGTCGGCACGAACAAAGGACTCTACCGCCTGCATTCAGACACATCGAAGAAATTGTCGATAGATACCACGAAAGCCATTCGTTCTTTGGCAGTCTCTGGAAACGATCTCTATGTCGGAACGGGTTCTGATCTTTCTCTAGCGAAATCTCAGATGGAAACCCCTGAAGGTAGGAAAGCGAAGATAGATGAGCTTATAGCAGAGATGATGAACGATACCGGACCCAGATGGGAAGTTTTCCATTCAACCGATTTAGGTGAGTCGTGGACCAATATAACACCGACAAGTAAATCTCACATGATGAGAGTTTCATCGGGTGTTAAAGTCTTGGTAGCTGGAAACGCCGTTTTGGTGTTAGATATGTTGAGCTTCCGCTCAACCGATGCCGGAAAAACATGGACAGAATTTGGTTTCAACTCCAGTATCGTCACACCCACTATATTTCCCAGTGTAGCGATGGATGAAAATACTATTTTCAGAGACAGCATTTCTGGGCTTACACGCTCAACTGATGGTGGTGAATCGTGGCATCCATTTACGGATGGGCTCGTAAGCGCGGGCATGTCCAACTTAGTGGGGTTCAAGGATACGCTTTACACGAGAATCTCTCAGGGCGTTTCCAAATCCAGTGATGGTGGCGCGTCATGGAACAAACTCACCGTGAGTTCTGGTGAACTCACACTAAAACAAGAAGAGACAGACACCCCTCTGATTTCCCCAAAATTCGCAACCGCCGAGGGTGCGCTTTATGTGGCCTCACCCGATTCAGTCCTCGAGTATAAACTGCACATCTTCCGCCTCTCTGCAAATGGGAACGTATTAGTTCCCATCCAAGGGGTCCCCGCCCTTGAGGAAGTCCCTTCCACTAGAGATATAAAGGATTGGATGAATAAAATGTTCCAATTCGAACGATTTATGTTTGGACTCGGTGCGTTTTCAGTCAGCAGTGATACATTCTATGTGGAACACATGCGGCAACTTCTTCGATGGAAACGCGGTGAATCAAAATGGTTTAACACCGGATTGACAGATACGAGCAAACGCTCTGATTTCAGTGATGATTCTATGTGGAGTTTCAAGCTTGCTGTTTCAGAAGAGACCGTCTATGTTGGAAAACGCGATGGAATCCTATTCCAATCGTTTGACAGTGGTGTTACATGGAAAGATGTGACTGCAAACCTACCGCTGCGTTTTGAGCGTTTCAAAGAGATAATCTTTGCGGGTTCAACAGTCTATGTTGCGACCGACGCGGGTGTCTTGACCTCAGAAGACGGTAAACATTGGCGAGCGATCACCGATACGGCAGGCACACACCCTCTCATTGATCGGATGGCTGTGGATACCACAACAGTCTACGGTGTTGGTGATGAGGGGGTTTATCGACTGAACAATCGAGATGAATGGGAACAGATCACACCAGAAGTGCCCGATAGGGTCAAGGCTTTCGTGATTAATAATTATGGACTCTATATCGTGACCGAACATCGCGGGATGTTCCATGTCTCTCTGAATAAAGAACAATAG